Proteins from one Oscillatoria nigro-viridis PCC 7112 genomic window:
- a CDS encoding alpha/beta fold hydrolase, translated as MQSQAIVGQKHTLSIFVNSSSQTSAYLEIGCGRPRSMLHGFLGEKTCWLPLIELLPSQFRCISLDILGFGESSQPEIRYDIAVEVAFVRQVVEQLNIEPCCIIGHSFGGWVASAYSLKYPNSVSSLVLAAPDGIRDDTFCGQYDALRPLLWETPAVDWVLQLAKPFASLAGKSEQLQQISGWRRELMSQPVARSFLMSRMRPEDAVDTVEKEIHKLQIPTLVIAADSHETIPLWHCETCANEIPGAELAIISNATHGLPQTQAQTMAKLICNFLNN; from the coding sequence GTGCAGTCTCAAGCAATTGTAGGACAAAAGCACACATTAAGTATATTTGTCAATAGCAGTAGCCAAACATCAGCCTACCTGGAAATCGGGTGCGGCAGACCCCGATCGATGCTGCACGGTTTCTTAGGAGAAAAGACTTGCTGGCTGCCATTAATTGAGTTATTGCCATCTCAGTTTCGGTGCATCAGTTTAGATATTTTAGGTTTTGGAGAATCCAGCCAACCAGAAATCCGCTATGACATAGCTGTAGAAGTTGCTTTTGTGCGCCAAGTTGTAGAACAACTAAATATTGAACCATGCTGCATTATCGGGCATTCTTTTGGCGGTTGGGTAGCATCTGCATATTCCCTCAAATATCCTAATTCTGTTAGCAGTTTAGTGTTAGCAGCACCGGACGGAATTCGAGACGACACTTTTTGCGGTCAATACGATGCTTTGCGGCCGCTGCTGTGGGAAACCCCAGCCGTTGATTGGGTCTTGCAGTTGGCAAAACCTTTCGCTAGTTTAGCGGGAAAAAGTGAGCAATTGCAGCAAATTTCCGGGTGGCGCAGGGAGTTGATGTCTCAACCAGTAGCAAGATCATTTTTAATGAGTCGGATGCGGCCAGAAGATGCAGTTGATACAGTAGAAAAAGAAATTCACAAATTGCAAATTCCTACCTTAGTTATCGCAGCAGATAGTCACGAAACAATTCCTCTATGGCACTGTGAAACCTGCGCTAACGAGATACCGGGGGCTGAGTTAGCAATTATTTCCAATGCCACTCACGGGTTGCCGCAAACTCAAGCTCAAACTATGGCGAAGTTGATTTGTAATTTTTTGAATAATTAA